A window of Mercenaria mercenaria strain notata unplaced genomic scaffold, MADL_Memer_1 contig_1296, whole genome shotgun sequence contains these coding sequences:
- the LOC123560481 gene encoding tripartite motif-containing protein 3-like, with the protein MAKRLVNNLKDEYLSCSICLDQYRQPKTLPCDHIFCQECLSSHVVQNIHTHKTHVEISCPLCRKKTSIKSKGNFDVEAWVNTLPTDSLVGSLMQTLNMHERGTRSPEVLPKLCESHGGKPCDAYCFTHAQLMCWECAARDHRICSVDSADKAKHLVQPEIESMKKTVENHLARARELSKSDETFKNSKVKVLNDLQDFERRLDKVYTSAKHQLCLLKSEVEKVTKMHLDERKNFYDAVQSLLELKCSIEIMANESEATKLFALLKK; encoded by the coding sequence atggCAAAACGATTGGTGAATAACTTGAAAGACGAATACCTTAGTTGCAGCATCTGTTTGGACCAGTATCGCCAACCAAAGACATTACCATGTGACCATATCTTCTGTCAAGAATGTCTCAGCAGTCACGTTGTACAGAACATTCACACGCACAAAACTCACGTGGAAATCTCGTGTCCTTTGTGCAGGAAGAAAACTTCAATAAAATCTAAAGGGAATTTCGATGTGGAAGCATGGGTGAATACTTTGCCAACGGATTCTCTCGTCGGATCGTTAATGCAGACATTAAACATGCACGAAAGAGGCACAAGAAGTCCAGAGGTTCTACCTAAACTGTGCGAATCGCATGGCGGAAAACCATGTGACGCTTATTGTTTTACACATGCGCAGTTGATGTGTTGGGAATGCGCGGCACGTGATCATCGCATTTGCAGCGTTGATTCCGCAGACAAAGCAAAACATTTAGTCCAACCGGAAATAGAATCTATGAAGAAAACCGTGGAGAATCATTTAGCAAGAGCTCGAGAATTGAGCAAAAGCGATGAAACATTCAAAAACAGTAAAGTAAAAGTTTTGAACGACCTTCAAGATTTTGAGAGAAGACTCGATAAGGTTTATACATCTGCTAAACATCAGTTGTGTTTATTAAAATCTGAGGTAGAGAAAGTTACGAAAATGCATCTAGATGAAAGAAAGAACTTTTATGATGCTGTCCAATCACTCCTGGAACTAAAATGTTCCATAGAAATAATGGCGAATGAGTCCGAAGCCACCAAGTTATTtgctttgttaaaaaaatga